The Dermacentor andersoni chromosome 1, qqDerAnde1_hic_scaffold, whole genome shotgun sequence genomic interval aaaattgtacgATGGCAAGATTCGAgcgcaggacctctagcacagaagcccgatattgaaacaaTTGCGCCATGGATGCATACATCGACAAACTATATACATCCACAAGCGACAAGTGGCAGGATTTTCGAGAACCTCAAGGAAAGGGCAGGTAGGCTTTTGAGCAATAGTGTGAGATTCCAGCTGCACAATAATAAAATTTCACTGACATATTCGAGGCAATATTGTGTCGTGTCTAAGCAGGCCTGTTTACCATGTTCCCAAAGTGTCGTCTCAGCGTTTCCAAGGATTTTTCCTGCGGCACTGGAGTTCTCTAAATATTATCCAGTTGCAACGGGGAACCCTTTCTTATCTCTTTtgcccttttcccttcccccaaaCCGAGAGTAGTCAACCGAACAcctattctggttaacctctctgtctttcatatcctattttttctatttctctaCAAAATTTGAGGGATCCTCTGAAGGTGTCGAGGAGTCGGAGACACGTAACTTCTGTTTGCTATAATAACGTTAAAAGAATCGCAGTCACTGTATTTTGGCGATTTGTCTTCCTTTCTGGCACAAAAGAAAAGTCGTTGGGCCAGTGGAGTTAGAGTTTCGTTGATATTTGGATCCAATTCAGGACTGGCCTAAATGGCCTCATAGGCCGGCTATAATTACCGAGCGAGTGAAAGAATAAGTAACAGCAGGCACGCGCAGTATTCTCAGGCAGTGTTTTACTTAGGCGGCAACAAGCTACGCATTCACAAAGCATGCAGTTCGTACCCCTGCTAAATTTTATGAATGAGCAGGCGCTGGCCAATCGCTGTAGCAGACATAGCATTATAAGCATGGCCGGGCAATGAAAAATAATTCTTACGAACTAAAATATTTGTGTTATCAGCCTAAAGCgatcgcaaaaaagaaaaaaaagaaaagaagaagaaacagcgcgaaaaacggGACAAGTGACATGACATGGACACGGTGCTGTGTCTGTGTTCTATCACTTCTCTCGTTTTTccccctgttttcttttttcgtagtgATCACTCACAAACCAACTCACTTTTGTTTTCTACTTCAACTCCAAGTGCCGTcaggaaggaagaaaggacaAATACAAGAAAAGggagaaagcaagaaaagaagcaaacgacgtaaaggaaggaaggaaggaaggaaggaaggaaggaaggaaagtaaggaaaaacagatcaaaagagaaagaaaaggagaaatggTTGCATGGAGGAAAGGATTCAGGAAGAAAAGgaacgaaagatgggaggagTGACTGAATGAATAAAGGAAGGAAAGGAGAAATGAATGAAAGAAGGGAATGAAAGGATGGTGGAATGAAGGaaaggagaaaaggaaagaaagaaactggagaaagcaagaaaagaagcaaacgacgtaaaggaaggaaggaaggaaggaaggaaggaaagaaagtaaggaaaAACAGAACaaacgagaaagaaaaggagaagtgGTTGCATGGAGGAAAGGATTCAGGAAGAAAAGgaacgaaagatgggaggagTGACTGAATGAATAAAGGTAAGGAGAAATGAATGAAAGAAGGGAATGAAAGGATGGTGGAATgaaggaaaggagaaaaaaggaagaaagaaaaggagaaagggaaGAATCAAGGAAGAAGGAATGAACGAACGAAGGAAATGTCCTCGACGCACATACCAACTCGTAAACACCCGCGTACCGCCTCTCCCTCGCCGCGTTGTTGGAGACAAAGTAGAATAGGAAGTGGATGAGGTACACGCCGAAGGACAGCCGGCTAAGCACCGCCAGTGGAGCTGCCGACAGCATCCTCTCCACAAGGCCTGAAATAAACGAATGAGTGATCGACAGAGTAATGTGCGTTTGATTTAGCACGAGACATTACTTGCCCCAATCATGTAACTACGCATGGTACAAATTTCCGCAAAAGAAATTAACTATAAAAATAGTTAATTTCTTTTGCGGAAATATAAATGAATGCAGTGTGGTACAATGCAGTGTGGTCAAATACAACGCAGTGTGGTCTATGCTAAAATGACGGTGTAATTTGTACTCCGCTGAAGGAAACACCTTCGACCTGGGCCAATCATGAAGGCGGTACAACGTCGCGCAGCTTCTACGTAGCGTTTGCTGCTACGAGAAAATTACTAGGGGaatgtgggcctatcccgaagaccGTACAGTATAATACAGCGGTGTCAAAGCGGTAGTTGTCACGaaggaagaatgcgagaaactggctCGTGACGCACGTGCCAGGCGCCCCAATGTTGGCATTGGCACGAGATAAGCGCGCGTGCGATTGTGGTCTAATGGTTAGAACATCGGGATGCTGTGCTGAATAGAAGTCAAAGGTCCGATTCCAGCGTCGgccatgcctttctttttgtTAAAGAAGCCCCAAAAGAGGCGACAGAGGAACGCATGTACCTACCTGTTTACCGTAAATGCGCCTGGAATGACGCAAATAATGGTTCTCATTAAAACATGTCGATTTAAAGAAAAAGCTCGCATCACAAACATACCTTGAGAGCATCCGTCGCGGTTGCTTAGTTGATATGGCATCGCGCTGCTGAGGTCGCGGTTTCGATACCGGCCACGGTGggcgtatttcgatgggggtgaaatgcaaaaaaaaaaaaaaaaaaagaccccgcTCGTCTACTTATAtataggtgcacgataaagaacacCAAGAGGCGAAAGTCAATCCGGAGACCTccgctatggtgtgcctcatcatcagatcgtggATCGGCACGCGCAAAAACGCTAGAATTTAATATATGTTTCGGTTATCTCGGGTGCATTTGTGGACAGTTTGGAAGTTGAACTTGTACCGTTTGGACGCTGCATACTGTAGACAGAAATGTTTATTAACTTGACAGCACTATTTTTTTCTGAGATTCCGCAAACTGAAGAGTGTTTGGAAGTGGGACATAAAATGCGCTGCCGAAGATGTCCTGCACACACAAGTCTGTAGGTGCAAGaaagttttaaaaaatatttttattcctACCGTGTCGTGATTTACAACAAGAACGGTGTAGTAAAGTTGCCTGACTAACATGACTAATACGCATTGAGAGGCTGGGAACGGTTACTAAACTAGAACTGCGACAAAACCTACACCGCCTTTAGGCTTATGACAATGATACAGAATACAAAAAGCAAGAATGGGCAAACGAGCTGTCAGACATCCTAAAAAGGAAATTTGGTCTACTTATTGTTATccggcagagaaaaaaaagttgggACATTTGGATGTCCCGATTGGGTGAAATCGGGACATGGGACATTTACTAAAAAATGAGCACTGTCCCGCTAGATTCGGGACGGTTGCCAACCCTAGCAGCAGCTCGGAAGAAGGCCTTAATGACTTTGTCAGGTGCCGTACGCTAGAGATGTGAACAAAGATTTGAAAATGGGTTCAGGACGTCCGGACCTCGGCCCTGGATCCACGCCTTTGGTTGCCACGATAGCGGAAAGATCGCAGCGCCAAAGTACTATTTGAAGGAAACTATTTGAAGGAATGGGAAATAAGTCGATTAACAATTCGTCAGTTTGCTCATCACATGAATACTCGCTTAGGTCGCCCACCTCGGTGACTGTAGCGTTCTGCTGCTGACCACAAAGGCGGCGAGTTCGATTGCCAGCCGCGGCGAccccattttgatgggggcagaattcaCGAACGCCGAGGCTCTGCGGATGCACGTCACAGAACTCGCCGGTGGTGAAGCTAAACCGGAGCCCTCCACTCTACGGAGCCCAGCCCATGGGTTGCTTAGGTACCGTTGAAAGCAGCTCATCGATCATTCACGTGCTTAGGCAAATGCGGGCGTCCTTACCGCCTCTTCCGGttacacagaggaaggtgagcGCTGCCAGCGCCGTGGCCCAAATGGTGCGATCGCAGAAAGCCAGTGACACCTTCGCCAAGTCGCCGTGCTTCGTGCCGCGGGTCCACTCGAAGCGGTACGCCACGCAAGCCGTGCCGAAGCCGAAGGCCACTGCCCACAGCACCGCTACGACGCCCTGCGTGCGTGGAAGAGGGAAAGATGCTACGcccctctttctttttccaactTCGTACTTACGTGCATCAGTTATTCGAAATTAAGATTCTCTCTGTGCTCCAATAAAGAATAGTGCAAGTTTATCTATAGCCGCGATGAACGCTTCCTTTTTTCActcctcttccccagtgcagagtagcagactagagggcactagctcaggtcgacctctctgtctttcttatcaataaattctattctattctattcataTTTTTACGCTGTCTTTTTTGTCAGAGAATATCGTTGCACCGATAACAATTTTAGAATGTCCGCCCGTAAACTAATTAACTAGAGGCCACCAATAAGGACACTCCAATGGTAAACATAACGTGACCATGACTCATGCTGCTATCATTTTTTTAAAGTGGtgctgctagaaaaaaaaaaaccctcgggattcacaaaaagcaaatgatgtATTAATGAAGTAAgcgtaaatattgtcacgtggtggtgacattgaagaacacagtagcaaatactctgaaagacaaaactaacttttattgggcggacctgtgcccacaaaaacaggctacgcttatagcacaacgat includes:
- the LOC129381753 gene encoding nose resistant to fluoxetine protein 6-like — translated: MVDSVSTYINMLTDVYMLPFYHAACYFGGCITFYAVHKYKDRKLSKYEVGKRKRGVASFPLPRTQGVVAVLWAVAFGFGTACVAYRFEWTRGTKHGDLAKVSLAFCDRTIWATALAALTFLCVTGRGGLVERMLSAAPLAVLSRLSFGVYLIHFLFYFVSNNAARERRYAGVYELFSESASVFVWSCILALALFLACEAPVGRLDKIIWGQPPQKKEEKPINGTQDPTHTQSKEAP